From a single Schistosoma mansoni strain Puerto Rico chromosome 4, complete genome genomic region:
- a CDS encoding putative camp-regulated phosphoprotein translates to MESTSPTVNNMTSSVEEELESKIKSKYPGLNKQGVGSLLLQKRLNRGHKYFDSGDYNMARAKILQQQKHVLPPQTEEAILHESTGETMATPDSVPAVRKKSILSPNGVESVVNPVAVSAPSKASLSHPADSLSLLST, encoded by the exons ATGGAGAGTACTTCTCCGACTGTTAAT AATATGACTTCATCCGTTGAGGAAGAGCTTGAAAgtaaaatcaaatcaaaatatCCAGGTCTCAACAAACAAGGTGTTGGCTCCCTGCTATTGCAAAAGCGATTGAATCGTGGA CATAAATACTTCGATTCTGGAGACTACAATATGGCAAGAGCAAAGATTTTGCAGCAGCAAAAGCATGTACTCCCTCCCCAAACAGAAGAAGCTATTCTTCATGAATCGACAGGGGAAACTATGGCTACTCCTGACAGTGTACCTGCAGTTCGTAAAAAATCCATTTTATCTCCAAATGGTGTAGAGTCTGTGGTTAATCCTGTCGCTGTTTCCGCTCCATCGAAGGCTTCATTATCCCATCCAGCCGACAGTCTGAGTCTCTTATCAACATAA
- a CDS encoding putative camp-regulated phosphoprotein, which produces MESTSPTVNVNMTSSVEEELESKIKSKYPGLNKQGVGSLLLQKRLNRGHKYFDSGDYNMARAKILQQQKHVLPPQTEEAILHESTGETMATPDSVPAVRKKSILSPNGVESVVNPVAVSAPSKASLSHPADSLSLLST; this is translated from the exons ATGGAGAGTACTTCTCCGACTGTTAATGTA AATATGACTTCATCCGTTGAGGAAGAGCTTGAAAgtaaaatcaaatcaaaatatCCAGGTCTCAACAAACAAGGTGTTGGCTCCCTGCTATTGCAAAAGCGATTGAATCGTGGA CATAAATACTTCGATTCTGGAGACTACAATATGGCAAGAGCAAAGATTTTGCAGCAGCAAAAGCATGTACTCCCTCCCCAAACAGAAGAAGCTATTCTTCATGAATCGACAGGGGAAACTATGGCTACTCCTGACAGTGTACCTGCAGTTCGTAAAAAATCCATTTTATCTCCAAATGGTGTAGAGTCTGTGGTTAATCCTGTCGCTGTTTCCGCTCCATCGAAGGCTTCATTATCCCATCCAGCCGACAGTCTGAGTCTCTTATCAACATAA